One genomic window of Acidovorax radicis includes the following:
- a CDS encoding transposase, with protein sequence MARLPRLTLPGYAHHVIQRGNNRQTIFIDDEDFEMLHALWVENAQKSGVAVHAYVLMDNHFHLLATPSTESALPQMMQAVGRRYVQYFNRRHGRSGTLWEGRYRSTILQPDRYLLPCMVYMDLNPVRAGRVAHAADYRWSSHAHWLGVRNDRLLTPHAQFWDLGNTPFAREAAYAELVQAGLGAQEQEALTASALSGWALGDSDFIQQLQKQTPRRVVQGRAGRPSLNKTSKN encoded by the coding sequence ATGGCACGACTCCCTCGCCTGACTTTGCCGGGCTACGCCCACCATGTGATTCAGCGTGGCAACAACCGGCAAACCATCTTCATCGATGACGAAGATTTTGAGATGCTGCATGCGCTTTGGGTTGAAAACGCCCAGAAATCAGGAGTGGCGGTGCATGCCTATGTGCTGATGGACAACCATTTTCATCTGCTCGCTACGCCGTCCACAGAATCCGCCTTGCCGCAAATGATGCAAGCAGTGGGACGCCGCTACGTACAGTATTTCAACCGCCGCCACGGGCGCAGTGGTACCTTGTGGGAAGGGCGCTACCGTTCCACCATCCTTCAGCCAGACCGGTATTTGCTGCCATGCATGGTGTACATGGATCTCAACCCCGTTCGGGCAGGGCGGGTTGCGCATGCTGCGGACTATCGCTGGTCAAGCCACGCCCATTGGCTTGGTGTGCGCAATGACCGGCTCCTCACGCCGCATGCGCAGTTTTGGGATCTGGGCAATACACCATTCGCCCGCGAGGCGGCCTACGCAGAACTCGTTCAAGCGGGTCTGGGCGCACAAGAGCAGGAGGCGCTGACTGCGTCGGCCCTCAGCGGCTGGGCGCTGGGGGATAGTGACTTCATCCAGCAACTGCAAAAACAGACTCCTCGCCGTGTGGTGCAGGGGCGTGCTGGTCGTCCGTCACTCAATAAAACCAGTAAAAACTGA
- a CDS encoding class I SAM-dependent methyltransferase, with protein MMKPHQSARVSTSKPPKRSAVPEAGVGELADLRPGQSVELLKELHILTREGRLNQDSRRKLKQVYHLFNFIEPILAELSGNESAPSLADHGAGKSYLGFILYDLYFKSLGRGHIYGVETRAELVEKSRALAQRLGFDRMLFLNLSVAESTDAQELPVQIDVVTALHACDTATDDAIAFGLQKKARAMVLVPCCQAEMAACLRQGKALQLARTPLAELWRHPLHTREIGSQVTNVLRCLYLEARGYQVTVTELVGWEHSMKNELIIARYTGQKKRAAAERLRALLIEFGLEKELGPRFGLAAPGVDLQGAAADGAGA; from the coding sequence ATGATGAAACCGCATCAGAGCGCACGCGTGTCGACCAGCAAGCCCCCGAAGAGGTCCGCAGTACCGGAGGCCGGCGTTGGCGAGTTGGCCGATTTGCGCCCTGGGCAGTCCGTGGAGTTGCTCAAGGAGTTGCATATCCTCACCCGCGAAGGGCGGCTCAACCAGGATTCGCGGCGCAAGCTCAAGCAGGTGTATCACCTCTTCAATTTCATTGAGCCCATTCTGGCGGAGCTGTCAGGCAACGAAAGCGCGCCCAGCCTGGCCGACCACGGTGCCGGCAAGTCGTATCTCGGATTTATCCTCTACGACCTTTATTTCAAGAGTCTCGGGCGTGGCCATATCTATGGCGTGGAGACCCGTGCTGAACTTGTCGAAAAATCTCGGGCGCTGGCGCAGCGCCTGGGTTTTGATCGCATGTTATTTCTCAACCTGTCCGTGGCGGAGTCCACAGATGCCCAGGAGTTGCCCGTGCAAATCGATGTGGTGACAGCCTTGCATGCATGCGATACCGCGACGGACGACGCGATTGCGTTTGGCTTGCAGAAAAAGGCGCGCGCCATGGTGCTGGTGCCTTGTTGCCAGGCAGAAATGGCGGCCTGTTTGCGCCAGGGAAAGGCCTTGCAACTGGCCCGCACCCCCTTGGCCGAGTTGTGGCGTCACCCTTTGCACACGCGGGAGATCGGCAGCCAGGTCACCAACGTATTGCGATGCCTTTATCTGGAAGCCCGCGGTTACCAGGTCACGGTCACCGAGCTGGTTGGCTGGGAGCACAGCATGAAAAACGAGTTGATCATCGCGCGCTACACCGGTCAGAAAAAGCGGGCTGCAGCCGAGCGCTTGCGAGCCCTTCTGATCGAGTTTGGCCTCGAAAAAGAACTGGGCCCGCGCTTTGGGCTGGCCGCACCTGGCGTTGATCTGCAAGGCGCAGCGGCCGATGGGGCTGGGGCGTAG
- a CDS encoding glutamate synthase-related protein, with the protein MTTAAEIQHLQQHGLYSSGNEHDACGLGFVAHIKGIKRHDIVTQALKILENIDHRGAVGADPLMGDGAGILIQIPDALYREEMAKQGVTLPAAGEYGVGMIFLPKEHASRLACEQEMERAIKAEGQVLLGWRDVPVNVDMPMSPTVRKKEPILRQVFIGRGNDVIVQDALERKLYVIRKTASANIQALKLKHSKEYYVPSMSSRTVVYKGLLLADQVGVYYKDLSDERCISAIGLVHQRFSTNTFPEWPLAHPYRYVAHNGEINTVKGNYNWMKAREGVMASPVLAADLQKLYPISFADQSDTATFDNCLELLTMAGYPISQAVMMMIPEPWEQHTTMDERRRAFYEYHAAMLEPWDGPASIVFTDGRQIGATLDRNGLRPSRYCITDDDLVIMGSESGVLPVPENKIVRKWRLQPGKMFLIDLEQGRMIDDDELKANIVNTKPYKQWIENLRIKLDSIEAGAEAATPQAADLPLLDRQQAFGYTQEDIKFLMAPMAKNGEEGIGSMGNDSPLAVLSGKNKPLYNYFKQLFAQVTNPPIDPIREAIVMSLNSFIGPKPNLLDINQVNPPMRLEVSQPVLDFAAMAKLRDIEKYTQGKFKSVTIDITYPLGWGREGVEAKLASLCAQAVDAIKGGANILIISDRAVSATQVAIPALLALSAIHQHLVGAGLRTTAGLVVETGTAREVHHFAVLAGYGAEAVHPYLAMETLAEMHKDLGGDLSADKAIYNYVKAIGKGLSKIMSKMGVSTYMSYCGAQLFEAIGLNTETVGKYFTGTASRVEGIGVFEIAEEAIRMHKAAFGDDPVLETMLDAGGEYAWRTRGEEHMWTPDVIAKLQHSTRSNNWNTYKEYAQLINDQSKRHMTLRGLFEFKIDPAKAISIDEVEPAKEIVKRFATGAMSLGSISTEAHATLAVAMNRIGGKSNTGEGGEDAARYRNELKGIPIKKGDTLKSVIGAENVEVDLPLLDGDSLRSRIKQVASGRFGVTAEYLSSADQIQIKMAQGAKPGEGGQLPGGKVSTYIGKLRHSVPGVGLISPPPHHDIYSIEDLAQLIHDLKNVAPHAGISVKLVSEVGVGTIAAGVAKCKSDHVVIAGHDGGTGASPWSSIKHAGGPWEIGLAETQQTLVLNRLRGRIRVQADGQMKTGRDVAIGALLGADEFGFATAPLVVEGCIMMRKCHLNTCPVGVATQDPALRKKFSGKPEHVVNYFFFIAEEVRQIMAQLGIRKFDDLIGRTDLLDMRHGLEHWKARGLDFGRLFAQPNVPADVPRFHVDVQDHNIEHTLDRKLIERSKPAIEKGERVQFIEVARNVNRSVGAMLSGAVTRVHPEGLPDDTIRIQLEGTGGQSFGAFLTRGITLYLIGDANDYTGKGLSGGRIIVRPSIDFRGDAVRNTIVGNTVMYGATTGEAFFSGVAGERFAVRLSGATAVVEGTGDHGCEYMTGGTVLVLGKTGRNFAAGMSGGVAYVYDEDGQFDTRCNMSMVTLERILPTSEQEATVPRSIWHNGQTDEAQLKKLLEDHNRWTGSKRARELLDNWAASRSKFVKVFPTEYKRALSEIYERKVLEESATPAVAATKNEATPAK; encoded by the coding sequence ATGACCACGGCTGCCGAGATCCAGCATCTGCAACAACACGGTTTGTATTCATCGGGTAACGAACACGACGCCTGCGGCCTCGGGTTTGTGGCCCACATCAAGGGCATCAAGCGCCACGACATCGTGACGCAGGCTCTGAAGATTCTGGAAAACATCGACCACCGTGGCGCGGTCGGTGCTGACCCGCTGATGGGTGATGGCGCCGGTATCCTGATCCAGATCCCGGACGCGCTGTACCGTGAAGAAATGGCCAAGCAAGGCGTGACCTTGCCAGCAGCCGGCGAATACGGCGTGGGCATGATCTTTTTGCCCAAGGAGCACGCCTCGCGTCTGGCTTGCGAGCAAGAGATGGAGCGCGCCATCAAGGCCGAAGGCCAGGTGCTGCTGGGCTGGCGCGATGTGCCGGTCAATGTGGATATGCCCATGTCGCCCACCGTGCGCAAGAAGGAGCCCATCCTGCGCCAGGTGTTCATCGGCCGTGGCAACGACGTGATCGTGCAGGACGCGCTGGAGCGCAAGCTGTACGTGATCCGCAAGACGGCCAGCGCCAACATCCAGGCCCTGAAACTCAAGCACAGCAAGGAATACTACGTACCAAGCATGTCCAGCCGCACCGTGGTCTACAAGGGCCTGCTGTTGGCCGACCAGGTGGGCGTGTACTACAAGGACCTGTCGGACGAGCGCTGCATCTCGGCCATCGGCCTGGTGCATCAGCGTTTTTCCACCAACACCTTCCCCGAGTGGCCGCTGGCCCACCCCTACCGCTATGTGGCGCACAACGGTGAAATCAACACCGTCAAGGGCAACTACAACTGGATGAAGGCGCGCGAAGGCGTAATGGCCTCGCCTGTGCTCGCGGCCGACCTGCAAAAGCTGTACCCCATCAGCTTCGCCGACCAGTCCGACACCGCCACGTTCGACAACTGCCTCGAACTGCTGACCATGGCCGGCTACCCCATCAGCCAGGCCGTGATGATGATGATCCCCGAGCCCTGGGAGCAGCACACCACCATGGACGAGCGCCGCCGCGCCTTCTATGAATACCACGCCGCCATGCTGGAGCCCTGGGATGGTCCCGCCTCCATCGTGTTCACCGATGGCCGCCAGATTGGCGCCACGCTGGACCGCAACGGCCTGCGTCCCTCGCGCTACTGCATCACCGACGACGACCTGGTCATCATGGGTTCCGAATCGGGCGTGCTGCCCGTGCCCGAGAACAAGATCGTGCGCAAGTGGCGCCTGCAGCCCGGCAAGATGTTCCTGATCGACTTGGAACAAGGCCGCATGATCGATGACGACGAGTTGAAAGCCAACATCGTCAACACCAAGCCCTACAAGCAGTGGATCGAGAACCTGCGCATCAAGCTCGACAGCATCGAAGCCGGTGCCGAGGCGGCTACGCCACAAGCGGCTGATCTGCCTCTGCTCGACCGCCAGCAGGCTTTTGGTTACACCCAGGAAGACATCAAGTTCCTGATGGCGCCCATGGCCAAGAACGGCGAAGAAGGCATCGGCTCGATGGGCAACGACAGCCCGTTGGCCGTGCTCTCGGGCAAGAACAAGCCGCTGTACAACTACTTCAAGCAGCTGTTTGCGCAAGTGACCAACCCGCCGATCGACCCGATCCGCGAGGCCATCGTGATGTCGCTCAACAGCTTCATCGGGCCCAAGCCCAATCTGCTGGACATCAACCAGGTCAACCCGCCGATGCGCCTCGAAGTGAGTCAACCGGTGCTCGACTTCGCGGCCATGGCCAAGCTGCGTGATATCGAGAAATACACACAAGGCAAGTTCAAGAGCGTCACCATCGACATCACCTACCCGCTGGGCTGGGGCCGTGAAGGCGTGGAGGCCAAGCTGGCCTCACTGTGCGCACAGGCCGTGGACGCCATCAAGGGCGGCGCCAATATTTTGATCATCAGCGACCGCGCCGTGAGCGCCACGCAAGTGGCCATCCCTGCGCTGCTGGCGCTGTCGGCCATTCACCAGCATCTGGTGGGCGCTGGCCTGCGCACCACGGCTGGTCTGGTGGTCGAAACCGGTACGGCCCGTGAAGTGCACCACTTTGCGGTGCTGGCAGGCTACGGCGCCGAGGCTGTGCACCCCTATCTCGCCATGGAAACCCTGGCCGAGATGCACAAGGACCTGGGTGGCGACCTGTCCGCCGACAAGGCCATCTACAACTACGTCAAGGCGATTGGCAAGGGCCTGTCCAAGATCATGTCCAAGATGGGCGTGAGCACCTACATGAGCTACTGCGGCGCCCAGCTGTTCGAGGCCATCGGCCTGAACACGGAAACCGTGGGCAAGTACTTCACCGGCACCGCCAGCCGCGTGGAAGGCATTGGCGTGTTCGAGATTGCCGAAGAGGCTATCCGTATGCACAAGGCCGCCTTTGGTGACGACCCCGTGCTCGAAACCATGCTGGACGCCGGTGGCGAATATGCCTGGCGCACCCGCGGTGAAGAACACATGTGGACGCCCGATGTGATTGCCAAACTGCAGCACAGCACGCGATCCAACAACTGGAACACGTACAAGGAATACGCTCAGCTCATCAACGACCAGAGCAAGCGCCACATGACGCTGCGCGGCCTGTTCGAGTTCAAGATTGATCCTGCCAAGGCCATCTCCATCGACGAGGTCGAGCCCGCCAAGGAGATCGTCAAGCGTTTTGCCACCGGTGCCATGTCGCTGGGCTCCATCTCCACCGAGGCGCACGCTACGCTGGCCGTGGCCATGAACCGCATTGGCGGCAAGAGCAACACCGGTGAAGGCGGTGAAGACGCTGCGCGTTACCGCAACGAACTCAAGGGCATCCCGATCAAGAAGGGCGACACGCTCAAGAGCGTGATCGGCGCCGAGAACGTCGAGGTTGATTTGCCCTTGCTGGACGGCGACTCGCTGCGCAGCCGCATCAAGCAGGTGGCTTCGGGCCGCTTTGGCGTCACGGCCGAATACCTGTCGTCGGCCGACCAGATCCAGATCAAGATGGCCCAGGGTGCCAAGCCGGGCGAGGGCGGTCAGCTGCCCGGTGGCAAGGTGTCTACCTACATCGGCAAGCTGCGCCACAGCGTGCCTGGCGTGGGGCTGATTTCGCCTCCACCGCACCACGACATCTATTCGATCGAAGACCTGGCCCAGTTGATCCACGATCTGAAGAACGTCGCGCCCCATGCCGGGATCAGCGTCAAGCTGGTGTCTGAAGTGGGCGTGGGCACTATTGCCGCAGGCGTTGCCAAGTGCAAGAGCGACCACGTCGTGATCGCCGGGCACGATGGCGGCACGGGCGCATCGCCCTGGTCGTCCATCAAACACGCCGGTGGCCCCTGGGAAATCGGCCTGGCCGAAACCCAGCAGACGCTGGTGCTCAACCGCCTGCGCGGCCGCATCCGTGTGCAGGCCGATGGCCAGATGAAGACCGGCCGCGATGTCGCCATTGGCGCGCTGCTGGGCGCCGACGAGTTCGGCTTTGCCACGGCACCGCTGGTGGTCGAAGGCTGCATCATGATGCGCAAGTGCCACCTGAACACCTGCCCCGTGGGCGTGGCCACGCAAGACCCAGCGCTGCGCAAGAAGTTCTCGGGCAAGCCCGAGCATGTGGTGAACTACTTCTTCTTCATCGCCGAAGAAGTGCGTCAGATCATGGCCCAGCTGGGCATTCGCAAGTTTGACGACCTGATCGGTCGCACCGACCTGCTCGACATGCGCCATGGCCTGGAGCACTGGAAGGCACGTGGCCTGGATTTTGGCCGCCTGTTTGCCCAGCCCAATGTGCCTGCTGATGTGCCGCGCTTCCATGTGGATGTGCAAGACCACAACATCGAGCACACGCTCGATCGCAAGCTCATCGAGCGCAGCAAGCCCGCCATCGAAAAGGGCGAGCGCGTGCAGTTCATCGAAGTGGCCCGCAACGTCAACCGCTCCGTGGGCGCCATGCTTTCGGGCGCGGTGACGCGTGTGCACCCCGAAGGCCTGCCCGACGACACCATCCGCATCCAGCTTGAAGGCACGGGCGGCCAATCCTTTGGCGCGTTCCTGACCCGTGGCATCACGCTGTACCTGATTGGCGATGCGAACGATTACACGGGCAAGGGCCTGTCGGGCGGCCGCATCATCGTGCGCCCCAGCATCGACTTCCGGGGCGATGCGGTGCGTAACACCATCGTGGGCAACACCGTGATGTACGGCGCCACCACCGGTGAAGCCTTCTTCAGCGGCGTGGCGGGCGAGCGCTTTGCGGTGCGTCTGTCGGGTGCCACTGCCGTGGTGGAAGGCACGGGCGACCACGGCTGCGAATACATGACCGGGGGCACAGTGCTCGTACTGGGCAAGACCGGTCGCAACTTCGCTGCGGGCATGAGCGGCGGTGTCGCCTACGTCTACGACGAAGACGGCCAGTTCG
- a CDS encoding DUF1415 domain-containing protein, protein MNSTTFAIDHGASGTSNPYVDDTVKWLERAVIGLNLCPFAKGVHVKQQIHYVVAQTQSVPEVLDLLRHELVALTETPAELRDTTLLILPHCLADFLDFNDFLKQVEDVLESMNLAGVLQVASFHPQFQFAGTTVDDVTNCTNRAPYPTLHLLREASIDRAVAVFPEAEVIFERNMEVLESLGMQGWRALDVGPSTAETDSTEQGGA, encoded by the coding sequence ATGAATTCAACTACCTTCGCCATTGACCACGGGGCGTCCGGCACCTCCAACCCTTATGTCGATGACACTGTGAAGTGGCTGGAGCGGGCAGTGATCGGGCTGAATTTGTGCCCATTTGCCAAGGGCGTGCATGTCAAACAGCAAATCCATTACGTGGTGGCGCAGACGCAAAGCGTGCCGGAGGTATTGGACCTGTTGCGGCATGAGCTGGTCGCGTTGACCGAGACACCTGCGGAACTGCGTGACACCACGTTGCTGATACTTCCGCACTGCTTGGCGGATTTTTTGGATTTCAACGATTTCCTCAAGCAGGTGGAGGATGTGCTGGAATCCATGAACCTCGCGGGCGTTCTTCAGGTGGCGAGCTTTCATCCACAGTTTCAGTTTGCCGGAACGACCGTGGATGATGTGACGAACTGCACCAATCGAGCGCCCTATCCCACCTTGCATTTGCTTCGCGAGGCCAGCATTGACCGGGCGGTCGCGGTGTTCCCTGAAGCGGAGGTCATTTTCGAGCGGAACATGGAGGTTCTGGAATCGTTGGGCATGCAGGGCTGGCGAGCGCTCGACGTGGGGCCTAGCACGGCCGAGACCGACTCGACCGAGCAAGGGGGCGCATGA
- the aroB gene encoding 3-dehydroquinate synthase produces MNSVRIELPDREYDILIGSDVELTLNSLRLSALGGVAVVVTNTVVAKLHLPRVLKSLEKLFKKIHVIELPDGEIHKNWDSLNRIFDSMLQWECDRKTVLFALGGGVIGDMTGFAAATYMRGIPFVQIPTTLLAQVDSSVGGKTAVNHPIGKNMIGAFYQPRLVVCDLNTLETLPARELSAGLAEVIKYGPIADIAFMGWLESSMDAVLAKDRNALAHVVQRSCEIKALVVGQDEKETGLRAILNFGHTFGHAIEAGMGYGVWLHGEGVAAGMVMAAELSRRLGLIDEAFVRRLTTLIQRAGLPTKGPILDAADNAGRYLELMRIDKKSEGGEIRFVLIDGPGKAVVRSAPDALVRQVIDACCE; encoded by the coding sequence ATGAATTCGGTTCGGATTGAATTGCCTGATAGGGAATACGATATCCTAATTGGAAGTGATGTTGAGCTGACTCTGAACTCTCTGCGGCTTAGTGCACTTGGTGGTGTTGCGGTTGTTGTGACTAACACTGTTGTAGCTAAATTGCATTTGCCGCGGGTTTTGAAATCTCTAGAGAAATTGTTTAAAAAAATTCACGTAATTGAGTTGCCTGACGGGGAGATTCACAAAAACTGGGATTCTTTGAATCGAATATTTGACTCGATGCTGCAGTGGGAGTGTGATCGAAAAACTGTTTTGTTCGCTCTTGGCGGTGGCGTCATTGGTGACATGACAGGTTTTGCTGCTGCTACCTATATGCGGGGCATTCCATTCGTGCAGATACCAACTACCCTGCTTGCGCAAGTAGATTCCTCTGTGGGGGGGAAAACTGCCGTCAATCACCCTATAGGGAAAAACATGATTGGGGCCTTTTATCAGCCGCGATTGGTGGTTTGTGACTTGAATACGTTAGAGACTTTGCCGGCCCGAGAGCTCAGTGCGGGGCTGGCAGAAGTCATCAAATACGGTCCCATTGCAGACATCGCTTTCATGGGCTGGCTCGAGAGTTCTATGGATGCAGTATTGGCAAAAGACCGAAATGCGCTTGCTCACGTCGTCCAGCGCAGTTGTGAGATCAAGGCATTGGTCGTTGGCCAGGATGAAAAGGAAACCGGCCTGCGTGCCATTCTTAATTTTGGCCACACCTTCGGTCATGCCATCGAGGCAGGCATGGGCTATGGCGTTTGGCTGCATGGTGAGGGGGTGGCCGCCGGCATGGTGATGGCTGCCGAGTTGTCCCGTCGTTTGGGTTTGATCGACGAGGCATTTGTTCGGCGACTCACAACACTTATTCAGCGCGCTGGTTTGCCTACCAAAGGCCCGATCCTTGACGCTGCAGATAACGCTGGACGCTATCTTGAGCTGATGCGCATCGACAAGAAATCTGAAGGGGGAGAGATTCGCTTTGTGCTGATTGATGGACCTGGCAAGGCTGTGGTGCGCTCTGCGCCAGACGCGCTGGTTCGCCAGGTCATTGATGCTTGCTGTGAATGA
- a CDS encoding deoxyguanosinetriphosphate triphosphohydrolase codes for MNQNSNLTSYASHAAATRGRRYPEIDAPTRTDYQRDRDRIVHSTAFRRLVYKTQVFLNHEGDLFRTRLTHSLEVAQLGRSVARSLRINEDLVEAISLAHDLGHTPFGHAGQDALNVCMADHGGFEHNLQSLRVVDTLEERYPQYDGLNLTFETREGILKHCSRVHAQQLEQREPNGVGLRFLRREQPSLEAQLCNLADEIAYNAHDIDDGVRSGLISMEQLQDVPLFDQYRTAALNEFPELAQSSMQRRLLYEAIRRMLSAQVYDVIAATGAALSQHAPGTVDDVRRLPPLVQFSNGMRDSSTVLKQFLFKHLYRHPQVMETTGQAQEVVRALFSAYMAVPTEMKASFTHRALSGDDTARARAVADFIAGMTDRFAMREHERLTGRRLFSE; via the coding sequence TTGAACCAAAATTCCAATCTGACGTCCTATGCGTCGCATGCGGCGGCGACCCGGGGGCGGCGCTATCCGGAAATCGATGCGCCTACGCGCACCGATTACCAGCGTGACCGCGACCGCATCGTGCACTCTACGGCGTTTCGGCGCTTGGTCTACAAAACGCAGGTGTTCCTGAACCACGAGGGAGATCTGTTTCGCACGCGGCTCACGCACTCGCTGGAGGTGGCGCAGCTGGGGCGCTCGGTGGCGCGCTCGCTGCGTATCAACGAGGATCTGGTCGAGGCGATCTCGCTGGCCCACGACTTGGGGCACACCCCGTTCGGGCACGCAGGGCAGGATGCCCTGAACGTCTGCATGGCGGACCATGGCGGTTTTGAGCACAACCTTCAAAGTCTGCGGGTTGTCGATACGCTGGAAGAGCGGTATCCCCAATACGATGGCCTGAACCTCACCTTTGAAACCCGCGAAGGCATCTTGAAGCACTGCTCGCGCGTGCATGCGCAGCAACTGGAGCAGCGGGAGCCGAACGGCGTGGGGTTGCGGTTTCTGCGTCGCGAGCAACCCAGTCTCGAAGCGCAACTGTGCAATTTGGCCGACGAGATCGCCTACAACGCCCACGATATTGATGACGGCGTGCGTTCGGGGCTGATCTCGATGGAGCAGTTGCAGGACGTGCCCTTGTTCGATCAATACCGCACCGCCGCGCTGAATGAGTTTCCCGAGCTGGCCCAATCCTCGATGCAACGGCGTTTGCTGTACGAGGCGATCCGGCGAATGCTCAGTGCCCAGGTTTACGACGTGATTGCCGCAACCGGCGCGGCGCTGTCGCAGCATGCGCCGGGCACCGTGGATGATGTTCGCCGTTTGCCCCCTCTTGTGCAGTTCAGCAATGGCATGCGAGACAGCTCCACGGTGCTCAAACAATTCTTGTTCAAGCACCTGTATCGGCATCCGCAGGTCATGGAAACAACGGGCCAGGCGCAGGAAGTTGTGCGCGCGCTTTTTTCCGCTTACATGGCGGTCCCCACCGAGATGAAGGCGTCGTTCACACACCGGGCTTTGAGCGGCGATGACACCGCTCGCGCACGTGCTGTGGCTGATTTCATTGCCGGAATGACAGATCGCTTTGCCATGCGTGAGCACGAACGGCTCACGGGCCGTCGCTTGTTCAGTGAATAG